GCAGCGTCAGATAATTTAGATGATGCGCGCCGCAATCGTTGAAAGTAGCGGGTAATTCCGCCGGCATGGAATTGAGCAGCAGAGTGCCGCGCCTCATTCCGAAGCCAGCGCCGCGTGCCGCTGTTCCCAGCACCGCAATAGTGCCAGCGATCATGCGCGACGCGCAAAAATCACCGCAATTGCCCTCGATCAGTACTTGTCCCCGACGCATGTGGTCGCCCGTGCGATCCCCGGCATTACCGGTGACGATCACGCGGCCCCCGTTCATGCCGTGCCTCTCACCGGGGATCGCCGCCGCGAGAAAATCATCAGCATTGCCGTGAATGCGCAGCAGGCCGCTTATCATGCCGCTCGCAGCATAAGCACCGGCGTTGCCGTGCAAGGTGATAGCGCCCTTTTTCATGGCGTACGCCAGGTAGGCGCCCGCATCACCGTGTATCGTGATGCTGCCGATGCTCATCGCTTGCCCGATCCGGTCGAGTTTGCAACAACTGTTATTAATTATCAGGCTGGATGCGTCATTACCACTCACATCGAAAAGCTCGCCTACCCGCAGCCTGCGGTTGCCGCACACAAGTTCTATGGCGGAAATTTGCGCATGGGTTTTCCCTTTAAGAAAATCGGGCGTGAGCGGGGACAGATCGACACGCTGGCGCGGCGTCTCTTTCAATGACAAAGTCAACGCGCTCATGACATGATTTGACGCAATTGAAAATTAAACTGTCCAAGCTTGCCGCCGTAATTGCCCGCGGTGACGCGGCGTATGCCGTTTTTGACCCCGAGCCCGCACACTGCTGCAATGCCCGCCTGCATGGCGCTGCGCACATCGGCTTCAGTCAATCCGTCAATAACGATTTCCAGCACCGCGTGCACTTCTTCGGAAAGTTCTGATCGTGTGATGCCGCGAATAGTCGGACAAAATGCATCGTTGGTGGAGGCCATCAGCGTTTTGTATTTGGAGCCGACTTTAGAGCCCGAGCGCACCACACCGCCAGGGAAGGGCATAATGACGTTGGGCACTTTGCGCATGGCTTCAATAGCCGCCTCACCCGCAGCGAGCGCCTGCGATTGGGATTCCGCGAGAATCAGGAAGTTCCCTCCACCCACTGCTTTTACCATGCCGGTTGTTTCTTCGCACAGAAACTCGCCGTCCATTACCGGCACGCGCCACAACCGTTTGCCCCCGATCAATTTGGACGACTGGAACCCGTCCCCGAAATAACGCAGATTCTTGCCCAACGGTAATCGCTCGCCTTCCGAAATTCCGGCAAACGCGGCGCTGGTGGGAGAGGTCAGTACACATTGCCCGATGCGCCTTTCCAGTTGTTTCGCGAGCTCCTTGCCTGAAACCGCGAATAACAAAATCGCCGCGCCCGGTCGCCCGTCCGGCGTATCCTCAGGTTCGAGCTTGCGTTCAATTCCAGCCTCGCAGCCGCAGGCAATGACCGAGGTGGCAAAACCGGTGGCCGCGTTGGCCGCGTGATAGGCCCATTTGAGATTGTATGCGGTGATGACGACGCGTGTCGCCTTCATGCCGAAGGCTTCAGCAAACGTGTCGTCTATAGTGACGCCGTTAATGACCATGATAGTTTACTTATCTCTGAACCGCGGAGACGCGGAGGCGCTGAGAAGACAAATGTTTACTCTGCGTCCCAGAGCCTCTGCGGTAAAAATCATGTTTGTTTGCGGCAGGGATGCGACAGAAGCTTGTTAGCGTGTCCAAATTCCTGCATCTCGTCATCACTGATTTTGAAATTGTCCATCCGCATCGTCTGGTAGCGTTCGAAATAAGTTTTAAGCGGCTGCTCAATGCTTTTATCGTACTCAGGTTTTACCACATGTGTATTGCCCCAGGAAACTTTGGTTATTTTGCCGTTTTGAACCACCAGTTCGCCGTCCTTAAACACATAGCGGGGCTGGGCGAACATTTTTTGCTTGTCGGCATCGTCGCTGTAGACGGTAATATCGGCGCCCGCTCCGGGACCGAGATGCCCGCGGTCGGTAAGGCCCAGGATTTTCGCTGGGGCGGCGCGAGTCATGATGGCGATTTCATAAAGGGAATATTCGCGCGTAAGACTTGCCAGCGTGCTTTCCGCGGCAGCGTCAGGGTTAATCGTGTCGAGCATGCTGTTTCGATAGGTCTTGTCCATGAGCAGCTTAATCAGGTGGGGGTAACTCATGAATGGCGCGCCGTTAGGGTGATCGGTGGTGATGAAAATGCGCCATGGGTCGCTGACCATCAGGAAAATTTCAAGGCCGATCGCCCATTGCAATGCATTGACGAAATTCGTGTCGCGATAACGAAACGGCACCACACCGCAGCCGGCATCGCACTCGATGTCCATCACGACCCATTTTTTTGGGCGGCCGAACGGCGCATTGCGGAACTGCGTCATGCTGTCGCCGGAAGCGGTGACGGTCTGGCCAAACATGATTTGCCCCACGTCTGTGGAAATGTTTTTGTTCTGGTTAATCGCCTCGGCGACGCGCGCGGCACCCGATGAAAATTTCCGGTCACCCTCGGTTCCATAGCTGTGGAACTGGATATGGGTAAGATGCATCGGCAAGCCTTCGGCAGCTTTTACGGTTTCCAATGTGGTTGCGACATTTCCCGGTACGCCGAGATTGCATCCGTGTACATGCAAGGGGTGCGGTACGCCAAGGTCGCTGAGCGCTCGCGCCAAAACCGTGAGAATCTGGCGTGGCGTCACCTGATAATAGGAATGGTCCTCATCCAGGTCCATCGCGCGCTGGTTGAATTTAAATGCCGAGATGCCTCCAGGATTCACAACCTTGATGCCGATGCAGTGCGAGGAATTCAGCGTCCACGCCACGTAATCGTTGATCGCTTTTTGATCGGATTTAGCGGCCATCATTCTCAGTAGGAAATCGTCGCTTCCTAAAAGCGCGTAACCGCCCTTGTCCACGATGGGCGTGTCGCCCATTTCCATGTGCGCCTGGCGCGCATTCATCGGCAACACCGCCGGCTCGAAGCACGCGGTATAGCCCATTTCCGCATAGCGATAGCCCGTGGTAAGCGTGGCGGGCGCCGCATGACCGCAGCCGGAGCGGGTGAGCGACGTGCGCGCAACGATGTCGCGGCGATGGTCTTCGGGCAGCATCGCGCGCGCGATATTCACTTTTCCCCCGCCTATGTGGGTGTGCAGATCTATTGCGCCCGCCATCACGATGTGCCCGGTCAGATCGTACTCACAGTGCGTGC
The Burkholderiales bacterium DNA segment above includes these coding regions:
- a CDS encoding formylmethanofuran dehydrogenase subunit C — encoded protein: MSALTLSLKETPRQRVDLSPLTPDFLKGKTHAQISAIELVCGNRRLRVGELFDVSGNDASSLIINNSCCKLDRIGQAMSIGSITIHGDAGAYLAYAMKKGAITLHGNAGAYAASGMISGLLRIHGNADDFLAAAIPGERHGMNGGRVIVTGNAGDRTGDHMRRGQVLIEGNCGDFCASRMIAGTIAVLGTAARGAGFGMRRGTLLLNSMPAELPATFNDCGAHHLNYLTLLIKSWHSLDTKFALLEPHSSVRRYMGDVANSGTGEILVWQ
- the fhcD gene encoding formylmethanofuran--tetrahydromethanopterin N-formyltransferase — its product is MVINGVTIDDTFAEAFGMKATRVVITAYNLKWAYHAANAATGFATSVIACGCEAGIERKLEPEDTPDGRPGAAILLFAVSGKELAKQLERRIGQCVLTSPTSAAFAGISEGERLPLGKNLRYFGDGFQSSKLIGGKRLWRVPVMDGEFLCEETTGMVKAVGGGNFLILAESQSQALAAGEAAIEAMRKVPNVIMPFPGGVVRSGSKVGSKYKTLMASTNDAFCPTIRGITRSELSEEVHAVLEIVIDGLTEADVRSAMQAGIAAVCGLGVKNGIRRVTAGNYGGKLGQFNFQLRQIMS
- a CDS encoding formylmethanofuran dehydrogenase subunit A; its protein translation is MMLTKLKGGKVYDPANQVNGEVRDLYVRDGRIVAAPVHDERTHCEYDLTGHIVMAGAIDLHTHIGGGKVNIARAMLPEDHRRDIVARTSLTRSGCGHAAPATLTTGYRYAEMGYTACFEPAVLPMNARQAHMEMGDTPIVDKGGYALLGSDDFLLRMMAAKSDQKAINDYVAWTLNSSHCIGIKVVNPGGISAFKFNQRAMDLDEDHSYYQVTPRQILTVLARALSDLGVPHPLHVHGCNLGVPGNVATTLETVKAAEGLPMHLTHIQFHSYGTEGDRKFSSGAARVAEAINQNKNISTDVGQIMFGQTVTASGDSMTQFRNAPFGRPKKWVVMDIECDAGCGVVPFRYRDTNFVNALQWAIGLEIFLMVSDPWRIFITTDHPNGAPFMSYPHLIKLLMDKTYRNSMLDTINPDAAAESTLASLTREYSLYEIAIMTRAAPAKILGLTDRGHLGPGAGADITVYSDDADKQKMFAQPRYVFKDGELVVQNGKITKVSWGNTHVVKPEYDKSIEQPLKTYFERYQTMRMDNFKISDDEMQEFGHANKLLSHPCRKQT